A DNA window from Bradyrhizobium barranii subsp. barranii contains the following coding sequences:
- a CDS encoding CBS domain-containing protein, producing MLVGDILRKKTPRVVTVRMNETVGIAAKLMRANNISALVVKDVVRSEGNTAVGMFTERDVVRAVAEHGANAINVKVSQLVSVQQLVSCSSSDTIEHVRHLMNRNHIRHLPVIDDYSLVSVISMRDIAAAVDEAINGSPQAAA from the coding sequence ATGCTGGTCGGAGACATTCTGCGCAAGAAGACACCGCGCGTTGTCACGGTGCGAATGAACGAAACGGTGGGTATCGCCGCCAAGCTGATGCGCGCCAACAATATCAGCGCGCTGGTGGTCAAGGACGTGGTCCGCTCCGAAGGCAACACCGCGGTCGGCATGTTCACCGAGCGCGACGTGGTGCGCGCGGTCGCCGAGCATGGTGCCAACGCCATCAACGTCAAGGTCTCGCAGCTCGTGTCGGTGCAGCAGCTGGTGTCCTGCAGCTCCTCGGACACGATCGAGCACGTCCGGCATCTGATGAACCGCAATCACATCCGTCACCTGCCGGTCATCGACGATTACAGCCTCGTCTCCGTCATCAGCATGCGCGACATTGCTGCTGCCGTTGACGAAGCGATCAACGGCTCGCCGCAAGCAGCAGCTTAA